A portion of the Pleurocapsa minor HA4230-MV1 genome contains these proteins:
- a CDS encoding metal-sensitive transcriptional regulator: MIDQSSPAKKNTLSNSDISPHVHNEESLRQIINRLSRIEGHVRGIKTMVNEHRPCPEVLNQIAAVKGAISSVAKIILEEHLEECLIRAVDQGNLEAEIKELKNALNRFLP, from the coding sequence ATGATCGATCAATCGAGTCCTGCTAAAAAGAATACATTGAGTAATTCAGATATTTCGCCTCATGTTCATAATGAGGAATCTTTGAGGCAAATAATTAATCGTCTGTCTCGGATTGAAGGTCATGTTCGTGGCATCAAAACAATGGTAAATGAGCATCGTCCTTGCCCAGAAGTACTCAACCAAATTGCTGCGGTGAAAGGGGCAATTTCTAGTGTGGCCAAAATTATTTTGGAAGAGCATTTGGAGGAATGCTTGATTCGGGCGGTAGATCAGGGAAATTTGGAGGCGGAGATTAAAGAGTTAAAAAATGCTTTGAACCGATTTTTGCCTTAA